A part of Desulfomicrobium escambiense DSM 10707 genomic DNA contains:
- a CDS encoding TonB-dependent receptor plug domain-containing protein yields the protein MKVVEERLVTPTRQANEQVYTGTEITRSGLELSGTRAETSVYEAMGTLPGVQVESVDPYGLTAEQKNTRVRGVRGFLGSMTLEGVPNWGGNPMGPREYIYDMENFESLAIYKGAIPAGLGTGVGARCGAVELRPRWPDEDPGLDLNLSVGGNTYSRAYSRVDSGRLWASDTAFSTREGGAGYYVGAPFTAVFSVGVEF from the coding sequence ATGAAGGTGGTGGAGGAGAGGCTGGTCACGCCGACGCGTCAGGCCAACGAGCAGGTCTACACGGGCACGGAGATCACCCGCAGCGGCCTGGAGTTGTCCGGGACCAGGGCCGAGACCAGCGTGTACGAGGCCATGGGCACCCTGCCGGGCGTGCAGGTGGAGAGCGTCGACCCCTACGGCCTGACGGCCGAGCAGAAGAACACGCGCGTGCGCGGCGTACGCGGGTTCCTGGGGTCCATGACGCTGGAGGGCGTGCCGAACTGGGGCGGCAACCCCATGGGTCCGCGCGAGTACATCTACGACATGGAGAATTTCGAAAGCCTTGCCATCTACAAGGGTGCCATCCCGGCCGGGCTGGGCACGGGTGTGGGCGCACGCTGCGGCGCAGTGGAACTGCGGCCGCGCTGGCCCGATGAGGATCCGGGCCTGGACCTGAATCTCTCCGTGGGCGGCAACACCTACAGCCGAGCCTACTCGCGGGTGGACAGCGGGCGGCTGTGGGCCTCGGACACGGCCTTCAGCACCAGGGAAGGCGGGGCTGGCTACTATGTCGGGGCGCCCTTCACGGCTGTCTTCAGCGTGGGGGTCGAGTTCTGA
- a CDS encoding sigma 54-interacting transcriptional regulator: MLKRIEDLVRGECPDLPSLLDGLPMGVALLDGDGRVLMLNKALEALTGYSREEVRGLPCRHVLRSRACIQGCPHGREEAADKGIETDCINRHHRKIPVRITPVRVRDGENRPVCILDIVEDLTALREIESRLSQATGQGQFIGRSQAMQKILNLVPVIAQHDSPVLITGDTGTGKDLLAESVHKASPRSREPFIRFSCGPMPSELLDAELFGRVQADDGELRPGRFQQAHGGTLYLSEISDLPLPHQSRLVQFLDEGTVLPVGATKPMRINARLMVSTAESPERLVQEGRLREDLFHRISTIRLHLPRLKDRGEDLGFLLHHFMSQYAARFKKQITGISPRALRIVSEHDFPGNVRELRNIMEFAAMVCSGDTIRTGHLPGHLVVDSAGAGPASRPAEKARKAPRKGAEGN, encoded by the coding sequence GTGCTGAAACGCATCGAAGATCTGGTCCGCGGCGAGTGTCCGGACCTGCCATCACTCCTCGACGGGCTGCCCATGGGCGTGGCTCTGCTGGATGGCGACGGGCGGGTCCTCATGCTCAACAAGGCCCTGGAGGCGCTGACCGGCTACAGCCGGGAGGAAGTGCGCGGCCTACCGTGCAGGCATGTCCTGCGCAGCCGCGCCTGCATCCAGGGCTGCCCCCACGGGCGGGAGGAAGCTGCGGACAAGGGTATCGAGACGGACTGCATCAACCGGCACCACCGCAAGATCCCCGTGCGCATCACGCCCGTCCGCGTCCGGGACGGCGAGAACAGGCCGGTCTGCATTCTCGACATCGTCGAGGACCTGACCGCCCTGCGCGAAATCGAATCCCGCCTGTCCCAGGCCACGGGCCAGGGCCAGTTCATCGGCCGCAGCCAGGCCATGCAGAAGATCCTGAACCTCGTGCCGGTCATCGCGCAGCATGACTCCCCGGTGCTCATCACTGGGGACACCGGCACGGGCAAGGATCTCCTGGCCGAATCCGTGCACAAGGCCTCGCCCAGATCGCGCGAACCCTTCATCCGCTTCAGCTGCGGCCCGATGCCTTCGGAACTGCTGGACGCCGAACTCTTCGGGCGGGTCCAGGCGGACGATGGGGAACTCAGGCCCGGCCGCTTTCAGCAGGCCCACGGCGGCACGCTCTACCTGTCCGAGATCTCGGACCTGCCCCTGCCGCACCAGAGCAGGCTGGTGCAGTTCCTGGACGAAGGGACCGTGTTGCCCGTGGGGGCGACCAAACCCATGCGGATCAACGCGCGGCTCATGGTCTCCACGGCGGAATCGCCGGAAAGGCTCGTGCAGGAGGGGCGTTTGCGCGAGGACCTCTTCCACCGCATCTCGACCATCCGCCTGCACCTGCCGCGGCTCAAGGACCGCGGCGAGGACCTGGGCTTCCTGCTGCACCACTTCATGTCGCAGTACGCCGCCCGCTTCAAGAAGCAGATCACCGGCATCAGCCCCCGTGCCCTGCGCATCGTCAGCGAACACGACTTCCCGGGCAACGTCCGCGAACTGAGAAACATCATGGAATTTGCGGCCATGGTCTGCTCCGGCGACACGATCCGCACCGGCCATCTCCCCGGCCATCTGGTGGTGGATTCCGCCGGCGCCGGCCCGGCCTCCCGTCCAGCCGAAAAGGCCCGCAAGGCCCCGCGCAAGGGCGCGGAGGGGAACTAG
- a CDS encoding ABC transporter ATP-binding protein yields the protein MMLSVCDLHFSYNGRSVLGDIDFRLERGELLAILGPNGVGKTTLLKCMNAILRPKGGAVLVEDRDVLTMSPSEIARDVAYVSQKSETSRLTVFDAVLMGRAPHIRWRTGPDDLRRTEAVIHTLGLSSMTMRHIDTLSGGELQKVCIARALVQEPSLLLLDEPTSALDLKNQVEIMSLVRRVVDEHRIAAVMSMHDLNMALRHADKAIFLKGGTIHAMTHVAGVTADIISDVYGLPVAIHHLDGQPVIIPTT from the coding sequence ATGATGCTCTCGGTCTGCGACCTCCATTTCTCCTACAACGGCCGATCCGTGCTGGGAGACATCGATTTCCGGCTGGAGCGGGGCGAACTGCTGGCCATCCTCGGCCCCAACGGGGTGGGCAAGACCACGTTGCTCAAGTGCATGAACGCCATCCTGCGCCCCAAGGGCGGCGCCGTGCTCGTGGAGGACCGGGACGTCCTGACCATGTCCCCGTCCGAGATCGCCCGGGACGTGGCCTACGTCTCCCAGAAGAGCGAGACTTCGCGCCTGACGGTCTTCGATGCCGTGCTCATGGGCCGCGCCCCGCATATCCGCTGGCGCACCGGACCCGACGACCTGCGCAGGACCGAGGCCGTCATCCATACCCTGGGCCTTTCGTCCATGACCATGCGGCACATCGACACCCTGAGCGGCGGCGAGCTGCAGAAGGTCTGCATCGCCCGGGCCCTGGTTCAGGAGCCGTCCCTTCTGCTCCTGGACGAGCCGACCAGCGCCCTGGACCTCAAGAACCAAGTAGAGATCATGTCCCTCGTGCGCCGCGTTGTGGACGAGCACCGCATCGCCGCGGTCATGAGCATGCACGACCTGAACATGGCCCTGCGCCATGCCGACAAGGCCATTTTTCTGAAAGGCGGAACCATCCACGCCATGACCCATGTCGCCGGCGTGACCGCCGACATCATCAGCGACGTCTATGGGCTGCCGGTCGCCATCCACCATCTCGACGGCCAACCCGTCATCATTCCAACAACCTAA
- a CDS encoding TSUP family transporter: MKLNKTWMRILGGVGLAALLLATLAWADNNTDIANEAAKQMAEATGSPSSMPWWAWPTILLFFCFVLGIIAVLAGVGGGVLFVPLVSGFFPFHLDFVRGAGLLVALAGALAAGPGLLKRNLASLRLALPVALIASSCAIVGAFLGLALPGNVVQICLGGTIMGIAILLLTSKNTARPVVTKQDALGLALGINGAYMEANGEIVEWKTHRTLPGLLLFIIIGIMAGMFGLGAGWANVPVLNLLMGAPLKVAVGTSKFLLSITDTSAAWVYLNQGCVIPLMAIPSIIGLMMGSFVGVRLLAKAKPAFIRYMVIGVLLFAGGKALAKGLGF, translated from the coding sequence ATGAAACTGAACAAAACGTGGATGCGAATTCTGGGAGGGGTCGGACTGGCCGCGCTCCTGTTGGCAACTTTGGCCTGGGCCGACAACAACACCGACATCGCCAATGAAGCGGCCAAACAGATGGCCGAAGCGACGGGCTCCCCGTCTTCCATGCCGTGGTGGGCATGGCCGACGATCCTGCTTTTCTTCTGCTTCGTGCTCGGCATTATCGCCGTGCTGGCCGGCGTCGGCGGCGGCGTGCTCTTCGTGCCCCTGGTCAGCGGATTTTTCCCCTTCCACCTCGACTTCGTGCGCGGCGCGGGCCTGCTCGTCGCCCTGGCCGGAGCCCTGGCCGCCGGACCGGGCCTCCTGAAGCGCAACCTGGCGAGCCTGCGCCTGGCCCTGCCCGTGGCGCTGATCGCCTCCAGCTGCGCCATCGTCGGCGCCTTCCTGGGCCTGGCCCTGCCGGGCAACGTGGTCCAGATCTGCCTGGGCGGCACCATCATGGGCATCGCCATCCTGCTGCTGACCTCCAAGAACACGGCCCGTCCCGTGGTCACCAAGCAGGACGCCCTGGGCCTGGCCCTGGGCATCAACGGCGCCTACATGGAAGCCAACGGCGAGATCGTCGAGTGGAAGACCCACCGCACCCTGCCGGGCCTGCTGCTCTTCATCATCATCGGCATCATGGCCGGCATGTTCGGCCTGGGCGCCGGCTGGGCCAACGTCCCGGTCCTGAACCTGCTCATGGGCGCGCCGCTCAAGGTCGCCGTCGGCACCAGCAAGTTCCTGCTGTCCATCACCGACACATCCGCCGCCTGGGTCTACCTGAACCAGGGCTGCGTCATCCCCCTCATGGCCATCCCCTCCATCATCGGCCTGATGATGGGCTCCTTCGTGGGCGTGCGCCTGCTGGCCAAGGCCAAGCCGGCCTTCATCCGCTACATGGTCATCGGCGTCCTGCTCTTCGCGGGCGGCAAGGCACTGGCCAAGGGCCTCGGCTTCTAA
- a CDS encoding sensor histidine kinase has protein sequence MKNILSAPISNIEADIGTEINSPKRYHLLRRKIVSLMALVTLIPLLSLAGLNYYEHQNTMAAEIQAPLRALVGKAKHSFELFLAERTSAVSFIASAYSFDELSDDANLQRIFQVMRREFTGFVDLGLIDVAGNQVSYAGPYDLKGRNYTEQAWFHQVQFKGTYVSDVFLGFRKFPHVVIAVRHTTESGRSWILRATLDTMHFDRIISAMGLEPGSDAFLVNRNGILQTESRRYGKVLDILPFEMPSTSGESNVQSFRDQKGQNNFIASAFIANTDFALVAVKPKPTAFSTWYTVRLDLLFIFVSSVILIFLAVYRVTSLLISRLQESDEQRMGAIHQMEHSQKLSSIGRLAAGVAHEINNPLAIINEKAGLMRDIMNLRPDFPDKDKFGRQIEAILRSVERCRGITHRMLSFAKRMDVKIEVLDVNAVLVETLGFLEREAQYRNVELRRELAHNLPQIPTDHGQIQQVFLNILNNALAAVPDGGQIVVRSWDESEGFIGVSVQDNGCGMSEETAKNMFEPFFTTKKEKGTGLGMSITYGIVKRLGGEIQVKTKLNEGTTMTILLPKRSVEG, from the coding sequence ATGAAGAACATCCTGTCCGCCCCCATCAGCAACATCGAGGCCGACATCGGCACGGAGATCAATTCGCCCAAGCGGTACCATCTCCTGCGGCGCAAGATCGTCTCGCTCATGGCGCTGGTCACCCTCATTCCCCTGCTGTCCCTGGCCGGGCTCAACTACTACGAGCACCAGAACACCATGGCGGCCGAAATCCAGGCTCCCCTGCGGGCCCTGGTGGGCAAGGCCAAGCATTCCTTCGAGCTGTTCCTGGCCGAGCGCACCTCGGCCGTGAGCTTCATCGCCTCGGCCTACTCCTTCGACGAACTCTCCGACGACGCAAATCTGCAGCGCATCTTCCAGGTCATGCGCCGGGAGTTCACCGGGTTCGTAGACCTCGGGCTCATCGACGTCGCCGGCAACCAGGTCAGCTACGCCGGCCCGTACGACCTCAAGGGACGCAACTACACCGAACAGGCCTGGTTCCACCAGGTCCAGTTCAAGGGCACCTACGTCAGCGACGTGTTCCTGGGCTTCCGCAAGTTCCCCCACGTGGTCATCGCCGTGCGGCACACCACGGAGAGCGGCCGGTCCTGGATCCTCCGGGCCACCCTCGACACCATGCACTTCGACCGCATCATCTCGGCCATGGGTCTGGAGCCCGGCAGCGACGCGTTCCTGGTCAACCGAAACGGCATCCTCCAGACGGAATCCCGCCGCTACGGGAAGGTGCTCGACATCCTGCCCTTCGAAATGCCCTCCACCAGCGGCGAATCCAACGTGCAGTCCTTCCGGGACCAGAAGGGGCAGAACAATTTCATCGCCTCGGCCTTCATCGCCAACACGGATTTCGCCCTGGTCGCCGTGAAGCCCAAGCCCACGGCCTTCAGCACATGGTACACGGTGCGCCTGGACCTGCTCTTCATCTTCGTCTCGAGCGTCATCCTCATTTTCCTGGCCGTCTACAGGGTGACGAGCCTGCTGATCTCGCGGCTGCAGGAAAGCGACGAACAGCGCATGGGCGCCATCCACCAGATGGAGCACTCGCAGAAGCTGTCCTCCATCGGGCGCCTGGCGGCCGGCGTGGCCCACGAGATCAACAACCCCCTGGCCATCATCAACGAGAAGGCCGGGCTCATGCGCGACATCATGAACCTGCGCCCGGACTTCCCGGACAAGGACAAGTTCGGCCGCCAGATCGAAGCCATCCTGCGCTCCGTGGAGCGCTGCAGGGGCATCACCCACCGCATGCTCAGCTTCGCCAAGCGCATGGACGTCAAGATCGAGGTCCTGGACGTGAACGCGGTCCTGGTGGAGACGCTGGGATTCCTGGAGCGCGAGGCCCAGTACCGCAACGTCGAGCTCAGGCGCGAACTGGCCCACAACCTCCCGCAGATCCCTACGGACCACGGCCAGATCCAGCAGGTCTTCCTGAACATCCTGAACAACGCCCTGGCAGCGGTGCCCGACGGAGGGCAGATCGTCGTCAGGTCGTGGGACGAGAGCGAGGGCTTCATCGGGGTTTCGGTCCAGGACAACGGCTGCGGCATGTCCGAAGAGACCGCCAAGAACATGTTCGAACCGTTCTTCACCACCAAGAAGGAAAAAGGCACGGGGCTGGGCATGTCCATCACCTACGGCATCGTCAAGCGCCTGGGCGGCGAGATCCAGGTCAAGACCAAACTCAACGAGGGGACGACCATGACCATCCTGCTGCCCAAACGCTCTGTGGAAGGGTAA
- a CDS encoding NifB/NifX family molybdenum-iron cluster-binding protein, whose protein sequence is MERRALIAIARDEVAPRFDLTKEALLLSISESGEIVQRKSFLLADASGDELCDLALSRDVGTIVCGGIEDEYFHYLRWKRIEVIDSVMGPLERVIPRLAAGELKAGDILFDRAGESA, encoded by the coding sequence ATGGAACGAAGAGCACTCATCGCCATCGCCAGGGACGAAGTCGCCCCGCGCTTTGACCTGACCAAGGAAGCCCTGCTATTGTCCATTTCGGAGAGTGGGGAAATCGTCCAGAGGAAGTCCTTCCTGCTGGCCGACGCCTCCGGGGACGAACTGTGCGACCTGGCCCTGTCCAGGGATGTCGGAACCATCGTCTGCGGAGGGATCGAGGACGAATACTTCCACTATCTGCGCTGGAAACGCATCGAAGTAATCGACTCGGTCATGGGTCCCCTGGAGCGCGTCATTCCACGTCTGGCCGCAGGCGAGCTCAAGGCCGGGGACATCCTTTTCGACCGGGCCGGGGAGTCCGCATGA
- a CDS encoding TonB family protein — MRRVLPQYPEAARRKGREGRVVLRLVIGACGELKDAAVVEGGGHGFEEAALEAARASAYAPAVRGGRAVECAAMLPIRFSLKGG; from the coding sequence GTGCGTCGGGTCCTGCCGCAGTACCCCGAGGCCGCCAGACGTAAGGGGCGGGAAGGGCGGGTCGTCCTGCGCCTGGTCATCGGCGCCTGCGGGGAGCTCAAGGACGCGGCGGTGGTCGAGGGCGGTGGGCACGGCTTCGAGGAGGCGGCCCTGGAGGCGGCCAGGGCTTCCGCGTACGCCCCGGCCGTGCGCGGCGGGCGAGCCGTGGAGTGCGCGGCCATGCTGCCCATTCGCTTCTCCCTCAAGGGGGGCTGA
- a CDS encoding FmdE family protein yields the protein MSCQFPQERIDATIAFHGHSCPGLAIGIRAAELALRELDNPRDSEIVAVVETDMCGVDAIQFLTGATMGKGNLIHRDHGKMAFSFFRRESGQGFRALLNPAARGGMDDELAELMRKSGDGSATEEDRRRMADLRSGLQRRFMELPLDEMFLITPMEKGAPRPPKILQSLVCDHCGEKTMESRTRRFAGATLCIPCFRMVEQKI from the coding sequence ATGTCCTGTCAGTTTCCCCAGGAACGCATCGACGCAACCATCGCCTTTCACGGGCACAGCTGCCCCGGTCTGGCCATCGGCATCCGTGCCGCCGAGCTGGCCTTGCGCGAATTGGACAACCCCAGGGATTCCGAGATCGTGGCCGTGGTCGAGACCGATATGTGCGGCGTGGACGCCATCCAGTTCCTGACGGGAGCGACCATGGGCAAGGGCAACCTCATCCACCGCGACCACGGCAAGATGGCTTTCTCCTTCTTCCGACGCGAGAGCGGTCAGGGCTTCCGGGCGCTGCTCAACCCGGCGGCCCGCGGCGGCATGGACGACGAACTGGCCGAACTGATGCGCAAGAGCGGCGACGGCTCGGCCACGGAGGAGGATCGTCGGCGCATGGCCGACCTGCGTTCCGGCCTGCAGCGGCGGTTCATGGAACTGCCCTTGGACGAGATGTTCCTCATAACGCCCATGGAAAAGGGCGCCCCCCGCCCACCGAAGATCCTGCAGAGCCTGGTCTGCGACCACTGCGGCGAGAAGACCATGGAGTCGCGCACGCGGCGCTTCGCCGGGGCCACGCTGTGCATCCCGTGCTTCCGGATGGTCGAGCAGAAGATCTGA
- a CDS encoding nitroreductase family protein, with amino-acid sequence MELLDAIHTRRSIRKYTDTPVDETMIETILRAGMAAPSAGNQQPWHFVVVTGKARLEAIPAFHPYAKMVAQAPLAVLVCGDPDGKKWPTFWVQDLSAATQNMLLAARGLGLGSVWVGIYPEQDRMDGFRRLFGLPDHILPFSLVPIGWPATPFEALDRFRPELVHRETWNG; translated from the coding sequence ATGGAACTCCTCGACGCCATCCACACCCGACGCAGCATCCGCAAATACACCGACACGCCCGTGGACGAGACGATGATCGAAACCATCCTGCGGGCCGGAATGGCCGCGCCCTCGGCCGGCAACCAGCAGCCCTGGCACTTCGTCGTCGTCACGGGCAAGGCCCGGCTCGAAGCGATTCCCGCGTTCCACCCCTACGCCAAGATGGTCGCCCAGGCGCCGCTGGCCGTCCTCGTCTGCGGCGACCCCGACGGCAAAAAATGGCCGACCTTCTGGGTCCAGGACCTGAGCGCCGCCACCCAGAACATGCTCCTGGCTGCCCGCGGCCTGGGGCTTGGAAGCGTCTGGGTCGGCATCTACCCGGAACAGGACCGCATGGACGGCTTTCGCAGGCTCTTCGGCCTCCCCGACCACATCCTCCCCTTCTCCCTCGTCCCCATAGGCTGGCCCGCCACGCCCTTCGAAGCCCTGGACCGCTTCCGGCCGGAACTCGTACACCGGGAGACCTGGAACGGCTGA
- a CDS encoding FecCD family ABC transporter permease has product MHADHGRVPEEYRRYLAWKTGVVLLAALALAGCLVLSLGVGPAGLSVGDVLSSLAGVSDNPRVDAIVRGIRLPQALAAMVAGGGLAVAGAVMQAILRNPLGSPFTLGISHAAAFGAAFAVMVLDSGLTTSGRVAATITDPYLTTIAAFVASLAASGIIVAISRLRGARPETMVLTGVALGALFTAATMFLQYFATDVQLAAMVFWTFGDTSRATWGELGLMAAVVAPCFLYFWAGSWSYNAMDAGDETARGLGVRVERVRMAGMFLSSLVTAVLIAFLGIIGFVGLVVPHMFRRLIGADHRFLLPASLVGGALLLLASDTAARLVLAPHLLPVSVLTAFLGAPTFLWLIIRGGRS; this is encoded by the coding sequence ATGCACGCCGATCACGGCCGCGTTCCCGAGGAGTACCGGCGCTACCTGGCCTGGAAGACGGGGGTGGTACTCCTGGCCGCCCTGGCCCTGGCCGGGTGCCTGGTTCTGTCCCTGGGTGTCGGGCCGGCCGGGCTGTCCGTGGGCGACGTCCTGTCGAGCCTGGCCGGGGTTTCGGACAACCCGCGGGTTGACGCCATCGTGCGCGGCATCCGCCTGCCCCAGGCTCTGGCGGCCATGGTCGCCGGCGGCGGCCTGGCCGTGGCCGGGGCGGTCATGCAGGCCATCCTGCGCAACCCCCTGGGCTCGCCCTTCACCCTGGGCATCTCCCACGCCGCCGCTTTCGGCGCGGCGTTCGCCGTCATGGTTCTGGATTCGGGCCTGACGACCTCGGGGCGAGTCGCCGCGACCATCACCGACCCGTATCTGACGACGATTGCCGCCTTCGTCGCCAGCCTTGCCGCATCGGGGATCATCGTGGCCATCTCGCGGCTGCGCGGGGCGCGTCCCGAGACCATGGTCCTGACGGGCGTGGCCCTGGGCGCCCTGTTCACGGCCGCGACCATGTTCCTGCAGTACTTCGCCACGGACGTGCAGCTGGCGGCCATGGTCTTCTGGACATTCGGGGACACGTCCCGGGCCACCTGGGGCGAACTGGGGCTCATGGCCGCGGTCGTGGCCCCATGCTTCCTCTATTTCTGGGCGGGAAGCTGGAGCTACAACGCCATGGACGCCGGGGACGAGACGGCCAGGGGGCTGGGCGTGCGCGTGGAGCGGGTGCGCATGGCCGGCATGTTCCTGTCCAGCCTGGTCACGGCCGTGCTCATCGCCTTTCTGGGCATCATCGGCTTTGTCGGCCTGGTGGTGCCGCACATGTTCCGTCGGCTCATCGGCGCGGACCACCGCTTTCTCCTGCCCGCCTCCCTGGTCGGCGGTGCCCTGCTTCTGCTGGCCTCGGACACCGCGGCCCGCCTGGTCCTGGCTCCGCATCTCCTGCCCGTGTCCGTGCTGACGGCCTTTCTCGGGGCGCCGACCTTCCTCTGGCTCATCATCCGAGGAGGCAGGTCATGA
- a CDS encoding iron ABC transporter substrate-binding protein — protein sequence MPRIAFFLALFLLITGPAGARTVTDATGRVQTIPDSVERVICSGSGCLRLLTYLQAQGLAVAVDDIEAKANRFDARPYALANPQFKTMPIFGQFRGQDNPELILTLEPQPQVIFKTFATMGHDPVELQAKTGLPVIVLDAGDLGAARESFYASLRLMGVVVGRHERAEQLIAYFDALIADLAARTAGIQDRPSAYLGGVAYKGPHGFQSTEPGYPPFAFVGARNLAHEQGGAARDVSTTSVAKEQIVAWDPDYLFLDLSTLQIGEEAGGLHELRTDPAYATLTAVREGRVFGVLPYNWYAQNYESILANAYFVGKTLYPDRFADIDPAAKADEIYAFIVGRPVFGAMNEAFGNMAYTRIPVR from the coding sequence ATGCCGAGAATCGCGTTCTTCCTTGCTCTTTTCCTCCTGATCACCGGACCGGCCGGGGCCCGGACCGTGACCGACGCCACGGGGCGCGTCCAGACCATCCCCGACAGCGTCGAGCGCGTGATCTGCTCGGGTTCGGGCTGTCTGCGCCTGCTGACCTATCTTCAAGCCCAGGGGCTGGCCGTGGCCGTGGACGACATCGAGGCCAAGGCCAACCGCTTCGACGCAAGGCCCTACGCCCTGGCCAACCCGCAGTTCAAGACCATGCCCATTTTCGGACAGTTCCGCGGCCAGGACAACCCCGAGCTTATCCTGACCCTGGAGCCGCAGCCGCAGGTCATCTTCAAGACCTTTGCCACCATGGGCCACGACCCGGTGGAGTTGCAGGCCAAGACCGGACTGCCCGTAATCGTCCTCGACGCCGGCGACCTCGGCGCCGCGCGGGAAAGCTTCTACGCCTCCCTGCGCCTCATGGGCGTGGTTGTCGGGAGACACGAACGGGCGGAACAGCTCATCGCCTATTTCGACGCGCTCATCGCCGACCTGGCGGCCCGCACCGCCGGCATCCAGGACAGGCCCTCGGCCTACCTGGGCGGGGTGGCCTACAAGGGCCCCCACGGCTTCCAGTCCACGGAACCGGGCTACCCGCCCTTCGCCTTTGTCGGCGCCCGCAATCTGGCCCACGAGCAGGGCGGCGCGGCCCGTGACGTCAGCACCACGAGCGTGGCCAAGGAGCAGATCGTGGCCTGGGACCCGGACTACCTCTTCCTGGACCTTTCGACCCTGCAGATAGGCGAGGAGGCGGGCGGCCTGCACGAGCTGCGCACCGACCCGGCCTATGCGACCCTGACGGCCGTGCGCGAGGGGCGGGTCTTCGGCGTGCTGCCGTATAACTGGTACGCCCAGAACTACGAGTCCATCCTGGCCAACGCCTATTTCGTCGGCAAGACCCTGTACCCCGACCGATTCGCGGACATCGACCCTGCGGCCAAGGCCGACGAGATCTACGCCTTCATCGTCGGCAGGCCCGTGTTCGGGGCCATGAACGAGGCCTTCGGGAACATGGCCTACACGCGGATTCCGGTGCGCTGA
- a CDS encoding sigma-54 interaction domain-containing protein: MPRGAGELEAEILELGTEEGLGKFVIQSRAMRDLYRLAMQVAGSDATILVYGESGTGKELFARLVHQLSGRRAKPFIPVNCGVLKGELFADKFFGHEAGAFTGAQRQRKGSFEMAADGTLFLDEVGEIPPTNQVDFLRVLEEKTFRRLGGERTLPFDARIVAATNRLLHKMVAVGEFRADLYYRLNVIPVTLPPLRERADDIPPLAEYFLAMYRHRYHKPDVRLAPATLATLCKYSWPGNVRELRNLMERLVLLTAENVIEPGHLPLEMRIATGLPAVECGQGVMTLEAAVRQAEVSAIVRAWSEAGGSKARLAEILAVSPRTLRYKLAEYELKLA, translated from the coding sequence TTGCCGCGTGGTGCCGGGGAGCTTGAAGCGGAGATCCTCGAACTGGGGACCGAGGAGGGGCTTGGCAAGTTCGTGATCCAGTCGCGGGCCATGCGCGACCTCTATCGTCTGGCCATGCAGGTGGCCGGTTCCGACGCCACCATCCTGGTCTACGGCGAGTCCGGCACGGGCAAGGAACTCTTCGCCCGCCTCGTGCATCAGCTCTCGGGGCGCCGGGCCAAGCCGTTCATTCCCGTCAACTGCGGCGTGCTCAAGGGGGAGCTGTTCGCCGACAAGTTCTTCGGCCACGAGGCCGGGGCCTTCACCGGCGCCCAGCGGCAGCGCAAGGGCAGCTTCGAGATGGCCGCCGACGGGACGCTGTTCCTGGACGAGGTGGGCGAGATTCCTCCCACCAACCAGGTCGACTTTCTGCGCGTGCTGGAAGAGAAGACCTTCCGCCGCCTGGGCGGAGAGAGGACGCTGCCCTTCGACGCGCGCATCGTGGCCGCCACCAACCGCCTGCTGCACAAGATGGTCGCGGTCGGCGAGTTCCGGGCCGACCTTTACTACCGCCTGAACGTCATCCCCGTGACCCTGCCTCCCCTGCGCGAACGGGCCGACGACATCCCGCCCCTGGCCGAGTACTTCCTGGCCATGTACCGCCACCGCTACCACAAGCCCGACGTCCGCCTCGCCCCCGCCACCCTGGCGACCCTGTGCAAGTATTCCTGGCCCGGCAACGTCCGCGAGCTCAGGAACCTCATGGAGCGCCTGGTGCTCCTGACGGCCGAAAACGTCATCGAGCCGGGCCACCTGCCCCTGGAGATGCGCATCGCGACGGGCCTGCCCGCCGTCGAGTGCGGCCAGGGCGTCATGACCCTGGAGGCGGCCGTGCGCCAGGCCGAGGTCTCCGCCATCGTCCGCGCCTGGTCCGAGGCCGGCGGCAGCAAGGCGCGATTGGCCGAAATCCTGGCCGTCAGCCCGCGCACCCTGCGCTACAAGCTGGCCGAATACGAACTGAAGCTGGCCTGA